A genomic region of Carassius carassius chromosome 27, fCarCar2.1, whole genome shotgun sequence contains the following coding sequences:
- the slc25a29 gene encoding mitochondrial basic amino acids transporter, which translates to MDFLAGCIGGAAGVLVGHPFDTVKVRLQVQSVDKPLYRGTFHCFQSIIRQESMLGLYKGIGSPMMGLTFINAIVFGVQGNAMRRLGEDTPMNQFLAGAAAGAIQCVICCPMELAKTRMQMQGTGEKKSSSRKVYKNSLDCLARIYQRQGLRGVNRGMVTTLIRETPGFGVYFLAYDLLTRSLGCEPEDPYMIPKLLFAGGMSGIASWLSTYPVDVIKSRLQADGVGGKYQYSSIMDCTRKSIQREGWRVFTRGLTSTLLRAFPVNAATFATVTLFLLYVRPDEGSKDCEAAPASHQAPLQQQQQQQAQKSSL; encoded by the exons GTGCTGCCGGGGTCCTCGTTGGACATCCTTTTGACACAGTTAAG GTTCGTCTTCAGGTCCAGAGTGTGGATAAACCACTTTACCGAGGGACTTTTCACTGTTTCCAGTCCATCATACGTCAAGAGTCA ATGCTTGGCCTTTATAAAGGCATTGGGTCGCCCATGATGGGCCTGACGTTCATCAACGCTATCGTCTTTGGTGTTCAGGGCAACGCCATGCGCAGGTTGGGCGAGGATACACCCATGAACCAGTTCCTAGCCGGAGCGGCGGCCGGCGCCATCCAGTGTGTGATCTGCTGTCCGATGGAACTGGCCAAGACCCGAATGCAGATGCAAGGAACAGGCGAGAAGAAGTCGTCCTCTCGGAAGGTCTATAAGAACTCGCTGGACTGCTTGGCTCGTATTTACCAGCGGCAGGGTTTGCGAGGAGTCAACCGAGGAATGGTTACGACTCTCATCCGAGAGACGCCGGGATTCGGCGTTTATTTCCTCGCTTACGACCTCCTGACGCGTTCGCTGGGATGCGAGCCGGAGGATCCGTACATGATTCCCAAACTGCTGTTCGCCGGAGGCATGTCGGGAATCGCGTCTTGGCTTTCAACGTATCCTGTGGACGTGATAAAATCCCGACTCCAAGCCGACGGGGTCGGAGGAAAGTACCAGTACAGCAGCATCATGGACTGCACGAGGAAGAGCATCCAACGCGAAGGTTGGCGGGTTTTCACGCGCGGACTTACTTCGACTCTCTTACGGGCTTTTCCAGTCAACGCAGCCACTTTCGCTACAGTCACACTCTTTCTTTTGTACGTACGTCCGGACGAGGGATCGAAAGATTGCGAAGCGGCTCCAGCTTCGCATCAAGCACcattgcagcagcagcagcagcagcaagcgCAAAAATCCAGTCTTTGA